In a single window of the Antedon mediterranea chromosome 1, ecAntMedi1.1, whole genome shotgun sequence genome:
- the LOC140057675 gene encoding uncharacterized protein isoform X1, giving the protein MSYIRPNSIYEPTYLAAHNKAYTDDPLDPVYHYTNYMGDVDTRSFNSDYVMPTTHQHEQPKYRYKKPYKNRRKQVALASILFVLFFLAVVATCILFIYFLVNEDKTNATKMPPLVEGISVDGQLSLGQSFLIEYNDPNSDEYQQLEIDFIEAMDEVMLTSNYSSTYAGTTVIEFRNGSTVVLFNLNFNDIPPHLDENAGSEELGNNIEKDITEVINDAVADSNSTLNAELNAKEDSTSINDVRVDIQPVTSKPTSSRPLSTKAVILTTTEDDATSKIITTNIPQTTRTTTTRPATSKMSTFGSTKEEATTNPPLTTVADELVTTEVLTTVYDETTIEVTTKGSTTKDTLTTESEVTTLEDFTTEVNEQTTVHDSTTLLATTLYEATTVVTTMQTTEESASLQHTTDKSTTLEETTEVLTTLKQTTDEPTTEQLTTEQETTRKMFTTVGITTEQLTTILTTEEFTELYSSTDQGQSVPNSLTEFPANSSAPIHVFGSMVINSTYPESLNNKTSQDYNDLVRAVRIGIDCAVLLGELEPVYAGNDITELKSGSIIVLFTIYITSAPSAYYNSTNELSLSEYISGQVVYSVRNGIEIGLFGNLDILKDSVTVIDVTNSAEEVFTCLNITSDCCRNLPYYSAVFPNDLAKSQAEAEEILSVFGGSCNSDAALYLCSKVYPDCPTDSTPQMLPCKSFCEDVTTSDDSGILLAVEANITSQITNCTVLGEASLVKPCFTSEGQVINRPPSVYNEDICSTRPLHQPASARIVGGQAATEGEWPWMISLQRFTSHKCGAVLIAPQYVVTAAHCLGLFNTAVLGTTTISSATTAGEQRIGIKESYAHPEYNPLILENDIAILKLERQVEYTDYVRPACVSTNATQFQAGQFCYISGWGDLTGNGKLPDVLQEVSLPLVDLNTCATRFASIGISIDERVVCAGFPEGGKDACQGDSGGPLVCQNPNGVWNVYGIVSNGVECALPNSPGIYTRVPTYIDFINLVLGGGTPQYRICTDEEFGCSNGPCINKDWQCDGHNDCRDNSDELMCGCSDDEFTCGMGDCVYDGWLCDGDYDCLDGSDEQNCDCLSNQFDCGDGICIVSSYFCDGTPDCRNGADEDNCQNGFTDGPRVCGVDKFTCGSGHCIEAAYECDEDLDCEDGSDEQNCPEVTVPPVLPARCYNVTSQICDGFLPSNMVLFPNTYASTPEDAEALIAEFNAEADCHQDSMRLICPLVYQECEDDLSTFLSPCESLCQDVTATCAEEFGAVTQNNGLFEISCLALTDENCLGAPGYCGGFLCDNNQHCIQDDYKCDGLVDCSDDSDESAATCDDTGSFLCHHINNTFCSSYLPYDYAAFPNSFAQTVEIADQAIRQLTQHWDCHEDLMLLMCNLVFPECDGYGYKPCIDHCIDVAVSCPAAFSTLRNELNYTTPVTCDDFPTVECLAPDGKCYEDDYYQCGDGKCILFEYTCDSHSDCLDNSDESNCSCTDLQYICSDTGACLGSYQVCDGIENCLNAEDELSCDDGCPGDFFRCANETTCIPLSYVCDNIDDCTYFNDEQDCSVGLCGTYEFQCKSDNYCIPNYNVCDNYDDCTDGSDEMECGKRR; this is encoded by the exons CCTACTTATCTAGCGGCCCACAATAAAGCGTACACCGACGATCCTCTGGATCCGGTTTACCACTACACAAACTATATGGGAGACGTTGATACTCGAAGCTTTAATTCCGACTATGTGATGCCGACGACACATCAACATGAACAaccaaaatatagatataagaaACCGTACAAAAACAGAAGGAAACAGGTTGCACTGGCCTCCATTTTGTTCGTGTTATTTTTCTTAGCAGTTGTAGCaacatgtatattatttatttattttttag TAAATGAAGATAAAACAAATGCAACTAAAA TGCCTCCGCTGGTAGAAGGTATTTCAGTAGATGGACAGCTGAGTTTAGGACAGAGTTTTTTAATAGAATATAATGATCCAAATAGTGACGAGTATCAGcaattagaaattgattttattgaAGCA atggATGAAGTTATGTTAACAAGTAATTACAGCTCGACTTACGCTGGTACAACGGTTATAGAATTCAG GAACGGAAGTACAGttgttctttttaatttaaattttaatgacATTCCACCTCATCTTGATGAAAACGCTGGTTCCGAAGAACTTGGTAACAACATAGAAAAAGATATTACTGAAGTCATAAATGATGCTGTAGCCGACTCAAATTCAACGTTAAATGCAGAACTGAATGCCAAAGAAGATTCAACGTCAATTAATGATG TCCGTGTTGACATTCAACCCGTTACGTCTAAACCAACCTCATCCAGACCGTTATCTACGAAAGCAGTCATCTTGACAACAACTGAAGACGATGCGACgtctaaaataattacaacaaaCATTCCACAAACTACAAGAACTACTACTACTCGACCAGCTACCAGTAAAATGTCAACATTCGGTAGTACCAAAGAGGAAGCAACGACCAATCCACCATTGACAACTGTTGCAGATGAACTGGTTACAACCGAAGTTCTCACTACTGTGTATGACGAAACAACGATTGAAGTAACTACGAAAGGATCGACAACAAAAGACACGCTTACGACAGAATCCGAGGTGACCACATTAGAAGACTTCACTACTGAAGTAAACGAACAAACAACAGTCCACGACAGCACAACCCTACTAGCCACCACTCTTTACGAAGCAACAACTGTCGTGACAACGATGCAAACTACAGAAGAATCTGCATCATTACAGCATACAACAGATAAATCTACAACATTGGAAGAAACAACAGAAGTATTAACAACACTAAAACAGACCACGGATGAACCTACTACTGAGCAGCTTACAACGGAGCAAGAAACAACTCGGAAAATGTTCACAACAGTGGGCATTACAACAGAGCAATTGACAACGATATTAACAACAGAAGAATTCACCGAGTTGTATTCAAGCACAGATCAGGGTCAATCGGTCCCTAACAGTCTGACTGAATTTCCAGCAAATTCATCAGCGCCTATTCATGTTTTCGGTTCTATGGTAATCAATTCAACTTATCCAGAATCACTGAATAACAAGACTTCTCAAGATTACAATGATTTAGTAAGAGCTGTTAGAATTGGG ATTGATTGTGCTGTTCTACTTGGAGAACTGGAGCCTGTTTATGCTGGCAATGACATCACTGAACTAAA ATCTGGTTCGatcattgttttatttacaatatacatcACAAGTGCACCATCTGCATACTACAACAGCACAAATGAACTGTCTTTGTCTGAGTATATAAGCGGTCAAGTAGTCTATTCTGTAAGGAACGGCATAGAAATTGGCTTATTTGGAAACCTGGATATATTGAAAGATAGCGTTACAGTGATTGACG TGACAAATTCTGCAGAAGAAGTTTTCACTTGTCTCAACATAACATCGGATTGTTGCAGGAATCTGCCGTACTATTCTGCTGTCTTCCCAAACGATCTTGCTAAATCCCAGGCCGAGGCAGAAGAGATTTTAAGCGTCTTCGGTGGATCGTGTAATTCGGACGCTGCTCTGTATCTCTGCAGTAAAGTCTACCCTGATTGCCCTACCGATTCCACGCCACAGATGCTCCCTTGTAAGTCATTCTGCGAGGACGTAACCACAAGTGACGACAGTGGGATTCTACTAGCTGTTGAGGCCAATATTACGTCGCAAATAACAAACTGTACTGTTCTTGGTGAAGCGAGTCTGGTTAAACCATGTTTTACATCTGAAGGCCAGGTTATTAATCGACCGCCTT CTGTATACAATGAAGACATATGCAGCACTCGACCATTGCACCAACCCGCATCGGCCAGAATAGTTGGTGGCCAAGCAGCCACAGAGGGTGAATGGCCTTGGATGATATCTCTACAACGATTCACTTCTCATAAATGTGGAGCTGTTTTGATCGCGCCACAGTATGTGGTAACTGCGGCACATTGTCT TGGACTGTTCAACACTGCAGTGTTAGGTACTACCACTATATCTTCAGCAACTACTGCGGGTGAGCAGAGGATCGGGATAAAAGAGTCGTATGCCCACCCAGAATACAACCCTTTGATACTTGAGAATGACATAGCTATTCTAAAACTGGAGAGGCAGGTAGAATACACAGATTATGTAAGACCAGCGTGTGTCTCCACCAATGCAACTCAGTTCCAGGCCGGCCAATTCTGTTACATATCTGGATGGGGTGACCTGACAGGAAATG GTAAATTACCCGATGTTCTTCAAGAGGTTAGTCTTCCGTTGGTGGATCTTAATACTTGTGCCACGCGTTTCGCTTCCATTGGAATCTCAATCGACGAACGTGTCGTGTGTGCTGGGTTTCCAGAAGGCGGGAAAGATGCTTGTCAG GGTGACAGCGGTGGTCCACTTGTTTGCCAAAACCCTAACGGTGTATGGAATGTCTACGGTATAGTGAGTAACGGAGTAGAATGTGCTCTACCAAATTCACCAGGAATTTACACAAGAGTGCCCACATATATAGATTTTATCAATCTTGTTCTTGGTGgtg GAACCCCTCAATACAGAATTTGTACAGATGAGGAGTTCGGATGTTCAAATGGACCTTGTATAAACAAAGATTGGCAGTGTGACGGACATAATGATTGTAGGGACAATTCAGACGAACTTATGTGTG GTTGTTCTGATGATGAATTTACCTGTGGTATGGGTGACTGTGTTTATGATGGATGGTTGTGTGACGGCGACTATGATTGTTTAGATGGATCTGATGAACAGAATTGTG ATTGCCTTTCAAATCAATTTGATTGTGGAGACGGAATATGTATTGTGTCATCTTACTTCTGCGACGGTACGCCTGATTGTCGAAATGGAGCAGACGAAGACAATTGTCAAAATGGATTTACGGACGGACCAA GAGTATGTGGTGTGGATAAATTTACGTGTGGAAGTGGTCACTGTATTGAAGCAGCTTATGAATGTGATGAGGATCTTGATTGCGAAGATGGCTCAGATGAACAAAACTGCCCAGAGGTTACAG TTCCGCCAGTACTTCCGGCACGATGTTATAATGTAACAAGCCAAATTTGCGATGGTTTTCTTCCTTCGAACATGGTGCTTTTTCCAAACACATATGCAAGTACTCCAGAGGACGCCGAAGCACTAATAGCTGAATTCAATGCTGAGGCGGATTGTCATCAAGATTCGATGAG aCTGATCTGTCCACTTGTTTATCAAGAATGTGAAGATGACCTATCAACTTTTCTGAGCCCGTGTGAATCGTTGTGCCAGGACGTCACTGCAACGTGTGCTGAAGAATTTGGAGCTGTAACACAGAATAACGGTTTATTTGAAATCTCATGTCTTGCTTTAACAGATGAAAATTGTTTGGGAGCACCAG GTTATTGTGGTGGTTTTCTTTGCGACAACAATCAACACTGTATACAAGACGATTATAAATGTGATGGGTTGGTCGATTGTTCAGACGATTCTGACGAGTCGGCCGCTACGTGTGACGATACAG GATCATTTCTGTGCCATCATATAAACAACACGTTTTGTAGCAGCTACCTTCCTTACGACTATGCCGCTTTTCCAAATAGTTTCGCCCAGACAGTTGAGATCGCCGATCAAGCTATTCGACAGCTTACCCAACACTGGGATTGTCACGAAGACCTGATGTTATTAATGTGTAACTTGGTCTTTCCCGAATGTGATGGTTATGGATATAAACCATGTATAGATCATTGTATTGATGTTGCCGTCTCATGTCCAGCAGCATTTTCAACGCTAAGGAATGAACTGAATTACACTACGCCTGTTACATGTGATGACTTTCCAACTGTTGAGTGTTTAGCGCCAGATGGCA AGTGTTACGAAGACGACTACTACCAGTGTGGCGATGGTAAATGTATTCTATTTGAATATACTTGTGACAGCCATTCAGATTGTTTAGATAATTCCGACGAATCAAATTGCT CATGCACCGATTTGCAATACATATGCAGCGACACAGGCGCATGCCTGGGGTCTTATCAAGTTTGTGACGGTATTGAAAATTGTCTTAATGCTGAGGACGAACTCTCGTGTG aCGATGGGTGTCCTGGAGATTTTTTCCGATGTGCTAATGAAACCACTTGCATTCCATTATCTTATGTTTGTGATAACATTGACGACTGCACATATTTTAACGATGAACAAGATTGCAGTG ttggcCTTTGTGGTACTTACGAGTTCCAGTGTAAAAGTGATAACTACTGTATACCAAATTACAACGTATGTGATAACTATGATGACTGTACTGATGGAAGCGACGAAATGGAATGTGGCAAACGGAGATAG